The Alistipes sp. ZOR0009 genome has a window encoding:
- a CDS encoding family 20 glycosylhydrolase — translation MIMAKSGRLMAAMLMLTVAGGANAQISGRVNIIPKPALVVERGGILRLSSNVLVYSDKSFTDAASLFANQANLSVSTDKKGKAKAQVLFIEATAREIADSAGYKLVVTPQLAVVYARTKVGALYGASTLTQLSLTQKDMSAIPCVEITDHPRFGYRGMHFDVSRHFFPVSFIKRFIDLMALYKMNTFHWHLTDGAGWRLEIKKYPELTSKAAWRPLGAWTKWWPSKRRYSEEGNANAYGGYYTQNDAREVVDYAAKRGITVIPEIEMPGHSEEVLATYPNLSCTGKPYESSEFCIGNDSTFTFLQDVLTEVMAIFPSKYIHVGGDEANKEHWKKCPKCQNRIKENGLKDELELQSYLIRRMETFLKSKGRRLLGWDEILEGGLAPEATVMSWRGEQGGIDAANMGHDVIMTPGGYCYFDSYQADPATQPLAIGGFLPIKKVYAYEPIPSMIDSAKAKHVLGAQACLWTEYIPTTEHLEHMAFPRMLALSEVVWTQRANRSWDDFKQRLQAHYLLLQRLNVSYCRPSYKLDIVPKFDYEAKKVSVTLVSEQLNPTIYYTTDGSLPTTASNLYKGTFELSGSAKICAAIIENGEMVAKPDMLEVDFHKAIGRPVVYNSPYSANKYPAQKEATLVNGYRGSLSYGDGQWQGFEGGDMDVTIDLGNATELNRLGASFMQQIGPGVYMPDSVVVSLSDDGKNFREVKTVLNDISATETSLTFKTFQVDLKGETARYVRVFAKNGKRGFLFADEVVIY, via the coding sequence ATGATTATGGCAAAATCTGGCAGGCTTATGGCCGCCATGCTGATGCTTACCGTTGCTGGAGGGGCTAACGCCCAAATTTCTGGCCGGGTTAACATCATCCCCAAACCAGCTCTGGTTGTCGAGAGGGGGGGAATCCTTCGTTTATCCAGCAATGTGCTTGTTTATAGCGATAAGTCGTTTACCGATGCGGCAAGCTTGTTTGCCAACCAGGCAAACCTATCGGTAAGCACCGATAAAAAGGGAAAGGCTAAGGCGCAGGTGCTTTTTATAGAGGCAACAGCGCGCGAAATTGCCGATAGTGCCGGCTACAAGCTGGTGGTAACGCCGCAGCTGGCCGTAGTATATGCCCGCACTAAGGTTGGTGCGCTATACGGGGCTAGCACTCTTACCCAGCTTTCGCTTACACAGAAGGATATGAGCGCTATTCCATGCGTAGAGATTACCGATCATCCCCGTTTTGGCTATAGGGGCATGCATTTCGATGTGTCTCGCCACTTTTTCCCGGTTAGCTTCATTAAGCGCTTTATCGACTTAATGGCGCTATACAAGATGAACACCTTCCACTGGCACCTAACCGATGGTGCAGGCTGGAGGTTGGAGATCAAGAAGTACCCCGAGCTTACCTCTAAGGCTGCATGGCGTCCGTTGGGGGCTTGGACTAAATGGTGGCCCTCTAAGCGTCGATATTCCGAAGAGGGCAATGCCAACGCCTACGGCGGATACTACACGCAGAATGATGCCCGTGAGGTGGTGGACTACGCCGCTAAGCGTGGAATTACCGTCATTCCGGAGATCGAGATGCCCGGACACTCGGAGGAGGTGCTAGCTACCTACCCAAACCTCTCGTGTACCGGAAAACCGTACGAGAGTAGCGAGTTTTGTATCGGTAATGACTCAACGTTTACCTTCCTTCAGGATGTCCTTACCGAGGTAATGGCCATCTTCCCATCTAAATACATTCATGTTGGGGGCGATGAGGCCAATAAGGAGCACTGGAAGAAGTGCCCTAAGTGCCAAAACCGGATAAAGGAGAATGGCTTGAAGGACGAGCTCGAGCTGCAAAGCTACCTTATTCGTAGGATGGAGACCTTTTTGAAGTCTAAAGGACGCAGATTGCTGGGATGGGACGAGATTCTTGAGGGAGGTTTGGCTCCCGAGGCTACCGTTATGTCGTGGCGCGGCGAGCAGGGCGGCATCGATGCGGCTAACATGGGCCACGATGTGATAATGACTCCTGGCGGCTACTGCTACTTCGACAGCTATCAGGCCGATCCGGCCACCCAACCGCTGGCAATTGGCGGTTTTCTCCCCATAAAGAAGGTTTACGCCTACGAGCCAATCCCATCAATGATAGATTCGGCCAAGGCAAAGCATGTACTTGGTGCCCAAGCGTGCCTATGGACCGAGTATATCCCCACAACCGAGCATCTTGAGCATATGGCTTTCCCGCGTATGCTGGCCCTTTCGGAGGTGGTATGGACACAACGAGCCAACCGCAGCTGGGACGACTTTAAGCAGAGGCTACAGGCGCACTACCTGCTGCTACAACGCCTAAATGTGAGCTACTGTCGCCCTTCCTATAAGCTCGATATTGTTCCAAAGTTCGACTACGAGGCTAAAAAGGTTTCGGTAACGCTGGTTAGCGAGCAGCTTAACCCAACCATTTACTATACAACCGATGGTAGCTTGCCTACAACGGCATCTAACCTTTACAAGGGAACCTTCGAGCTTTCTGGGTCGGCAAAGATATGCGCCGCAATTATCGAAAACGGCGAAATGGTTGCCAAACCCGACATGCTAGAGGTCGACTTCCACAAGGCAATTGGTAGGCCGGTGGTTTACAATAGCCCCTATAGCGCCAACAAGTATCCTGCCCAAAAGGAGGCAACGCTGGTAAATGGCTATAGAGGTTCGCTTTCTTACGGCGATGGTCAGTGGCAAGGATTCGAAGGTGGCGACATGGATGTCACCATTGACTTGGGCAACGCTACCGAGCTGAACCGTTTGGGCGCTTCGTTCATGCAGCAAATCGGGCCAGGCGTGTACATGCCCGACTCGGTGGTGGTTTCGCTCTCCGACGATGGAAAGAACTTTAGGGAGGTCAAGACCGTATTGAACGACATTTCGGCAACCGAAACGTCGCTTACCTTCAAAACCTTTCAGGTTGACCTAAAAGGGGAGACGGCTCGCTACGTACGCGTGTTTGCTAAGAACGGTAAGAGGGGATTCCTCTTTGCCGACGAGGTGGTTATCTACTAA
- a CDS encoding arylsulfatase, translating into MKTCNPKKNALLLVGLGAATLPAAAQKQVHKEAKRPNIVLLMTDQQRFDAVGYVNSAVETPNLDKMAQDGVIFRNAYTSAPSSTPARAGLLTGQSPWQHGMLGYGQVAEQYPNEMPRMLSQAGYYTVGVGKMHWFPQRNLHGFHKTLLDESGRVEDKGFTSDYRKWFAQQAPGINPDSTGIGWNDHAAKAYVLPERLHPTVWTAQTAIDEIRSSDSNHPLFIKISFARPHSPYDPPQRFLDMYASTKIQEPAVGDWDADFKKENSAPDAAWGDFGAEHAVKSRRHYYASVTFIDEQVGHIIQALKEKGIYDNTLILFTSDHGDMLGDHYLWRKTYAYEGSAHIPMFMKLPKGMKTAIKRGTTLDNPVELRDVLPTFLEAAGIGQPSNMDGQSMLALVKNRKTTWRSYIDMEHTTTYFAHNYWCALTDGKMKYIWFFDGSQQLFDLRQDPYERHDLSLQPQSAKELKLWRGRMVEHLRERGEEFVKNNELVIRPKAMLYSPNYPKKR; encoded by the coding sequence ATGAAGACCTGTAACCCAAAGAAAAATGCGCTACTGCTGGTAGGCCTTGGAGCGGCAACATTGCCCGCTGCCGCCCAAAAGCAGGTGCATAAGGAGGCAAAGCGCCCCAATATTGTGCTACTGATGACCGATCAGCAGCGATTCGACGCCGTTGGCTACGTTAATAGCGCCGTAGAAACCCCAAATCTGGATAAGATGGCCCAAGATGGCGTCATTTTCCGCAATGCCTACACCTCGGCGCCCAGCTCTACCCCCGCCCGTGCAGGACTTCTTACCGGACAGTCGCCTTGGCAGCACGGAATGCTTGGTTATGGACAGGTAGCCGAGCAATATCCCAACGAGATGCCGCGAATGCTAAGCCAAGCGGGCTACTATACCGTTGGAGTAGGCAAAATGCACTGGTTTCCTCAACGAAACCTGCACGGTTTTCATAAAACCCTGCTCGATGAGTCGGGACGCGTAGAGGATAAAGGCTTTACTAGCGACTACAGAAAGTGGTTTGCCCAGCAAGCACCAGGCATAAACCCCGATTCTACGGGTATTGGGTGGAACGATCATGCCGCCAAGGCCTACGTATTGCCCGAAAGGCTACACCCAACCGTATGGACTGCCCAAACCGCCATCGACGAAATTAGGAGCTCCGACAGCAACCATCCGCTATTTATCAAGATATCCTTTGCCCGTCCGCATAGTCCGTACGATCCGCCTCAACGATTTCTTGACATGTACGCCAGTACAAAGATCCAAGAACCCGCAGTAGGCGACTGGGATGCCGATTTTAAGAAGGAAAACAGCGCACCAGATGCCGCTTGGGGCGACTTTGGGGCAGAGCATGCCGTAAAGTCGCGCCGCCACTACTACGCCTCGGTAACATTTATCGACGAGCAGGTGGGCCATATCATACAAGCCCTAAAGGAAAAGGGCATTTACGACAACACGCTTATCCTATTCACCTCCGATCATGGCGATATGCTGGGCGATCACTACCTATGGCGAAAGACATACGCCTACGAAGGGTCGGCGCATATCCCAATGTTTATGAAGCTGCCCAAGGGTATGAAGACCGCTATCAAGAGAGGTACCACCTTAGACAATCCCGTAGAGCTCCGCGACGTGCTACCAACCTTCCTTGAGGCGGCAGGCATAGGGCAACCCAGCAATATGGATGGGCAGTCGATGCTAGCGCTGGTAAAGAACAGGAAAACTACGTGGCGCAGCTACATCGATATGGAGCATACCACCACCTACTTTGCCCATAACTACTGGTGCGCCCTTACCGATGGCAAGATGAAGTACATCTGGTTTTTCGATGGCAGCCAGCAGCTGTTCGATCTAAGGCAAGATCCCTACGAGCGGCACGACCTAAGCCTGCAACCCCAGAGCGCTAAGGAGCTAAAGCTGTGGCGCGGGCGTATGGTGGAGCACCTTAGGGAGCGAGGCGAAGAGTTTGTAAAGAATAACGAGCTGGTTATTCGTCCAAAGGCCATGCTATACTCGCCAAACTACCCTAAAAAAAGGTAG
- the nagB gene encoding glucosamine-6-phosphate deaminase — MNKTAEVIQKYYNPFEYASPFREGAEPESIRERYERIPTTIYPTAAEAVKKIAQQIAELIGKKAKSGEVCVLGLATGSSPIPLYRELVRLHKEEGLSFKNVVTFNLDEYYPMEPTEKQSYVKFMHEHLFDHVDIPAENINIPDGTLPVDKVTEYCKSYDAKIENLGGIDFQILGIGRTGHIGFNEPGSLINSPTRIVSLDPLTRFDAASDFGGEENVPRKAITMGVASIMKAKRIALFAWGEAKAEIIRKAVEGPVTESIPTTFLQLHPNTNIICDFGAAMELTRVKHPWLVGSCNWHPRLIRKAVVWLCQTLDKPILKLTDSDYREHGLSELLEEYGYASTVNIKVFNDLQHTISGWPGGKPNSDDTTRPERAMPFPKKALIFSPHPDDDVISMGGTFARLVDQGHDVHVAYQVSGNIAVFDDYALRFLDFLRDIKSIYHIENFDAEKLYGDAVDLVNSKKPGDIDPDGFKRLKGAIRRGEARAACRYLGLNEDHVHFLDLPFYETGKVKKSPMTQADVEIVKALLQEIQPHQIYAAGDLADPHGTHKVCIETIIEACKQLKNEDWFKDCRIWLYRGAWMEWELDMVDMAVPLSPEEVKIKRLAIYRHQSQKDMVPFPGKDPREFWQRSEDRNHATAVLYDKLGMAEYQAIECFVRYDYFI; from the coding sequence ATGAACAAGACAGCTGAGGTTATTCAGAAGTACTACAACCCATTTGAATATGCATCCCCATTTAGGGAGGGTGCAGAACCTGAGTCGATTAGAGAAAGGTACGAGCGAATACCAACAACCATTTATCCTACGGCTGCAGAAGCTGTGAAAAAAATCGCTCAACAGATTGCTGAGTTGATAGGCAAGAAGGCCAAGTCGGGTGAAGTTTGTGTGTTGGGTTTGGCTACTGGATCATCTCCAATTCCGTTATATAGAGAGTTGGTTAGACTTCATAAGGAGGAAGGTTTGTCCTTTAAAAACGTGGTGACGTTCAACCTCGACGAGTACTATCCTATGGAGCCAACCGAGAAGCAGAGCTACGTAAAGTTTATGCATGAGCATCTTTTTGATCATGTTGATATACCTGCCGAGAACATAAACATTCCAGATGGAACCCTGCCGGTTGATAAGGTGACAGAATACTGTAAATCTTACGATGCTAAGATCGAAAATTTAGGAGGTATTGACTTTCAGATATTAGGAATAGGAAGAACCGGACATATTGGCTTTAACGAGCCAGGCTCTTTAATTAATTCGCCTACTCGTATCGTATCCCTTGATCCGCTAACTCGCTTTGATGCCGCCTCTGATTTTGGAGGTGAGGAGAATGTTCCTCGTAAGGCAATCACAATGGGGGTGGCTTCGATTATGAAGGCTAAACGTATTGCCCTTTTTGCATGGGGAGAAGCGAAGGCTGAGATTATTAGGAAGGCCGTTGAAGGGCCTGTTACGGAGTCTATACCAACTACATTCCTTCAGCTGCATCCAAATACCAACATAATTTGCGATTTTGGTGCCGCTATGGAGCTTACTCGTGTAAAACACCCATGGTTGGTTGGTTCTTGCAACTGGCATCCCCGCCTTATTCGTAAAGCGGTAGTTTGGTTGTGCCAAACGCTCGATAAACCAATTCTAAAGTTGACGGATAGCGACTATCGTGAGCATGGTTTGAGCGAGTTGCTTGAAGAATACGGTTATGCGAGTACAGTAAATATAAAAGTATTCAACGATCTGCAGCATACCATCTCTGGATGGCCTGGCGGAAAGCCTAACTCAGACGATACGACACGTCCTGAGCGTGCAATGCCTTTCCCTAAGAAGGCGTTGATATTCTCTCCACACCCAGATGATGATGTAATCTCTATGGGAGGAACATTTGCAAGGCTGGTAGACCAAGGTCACGACGTACATGTGGCATATCAGGTGTCTGGTAATATTGCTGTATTCGACGATTATGCTCTTCGTTTCCTCGACTTCCTTCGTGATATCAAAAGTATTTACCATATCGAAAACTTTGATGCAGAAAAGTTGTATGGGGATGCAGTCGATTTAGTAAACTCGAAGAAACCAGGAGATATTGATCCTGATGGTTTTAAAAGGCTAAAGGGTGCGATTCGTAGAGGAGAGGCTAGAGCTGCTTGCCGCTACTTAGGTCTAAATGAGGATCATGTCCATTTTCTTGATCTTCCCTTCTACGAAACAGGTAAAGTGAAAAAGTCTCCGATGACTCAGGCTGATGTTGAAATTGTTAAAGCTTTACTTCAAGAGATTCAGCCCCATCAAATTTATGCAGCAGGAGATTTGGCTGATCCGCATGGAACTCACAAGGTTTGTATAGAAACAATTATAGAGGCCTGCAAGCAGCTAAAGAATGAGGATTGGTTTAAGGATTGCCGCATTTGGTTGTATCGTGGTGCTTGGATGGAGTGGGAGCTGGATATGGTTGATATGGCTGTTCCATTGAGTCCAGAAGAGGTGAAAATTAAGCGTTTAGCGATATATCGTCACCAATCTCAGAAAGATATGGTTCCATTCCCAGGAAAGGATCCTCGAGAATTCTGGCAACGTTCTGAAGATAGGAATCATGCAACTGCAGTTCTTTATGATAAGCTAGGTATGGCAGAATACCAAGCAATAGAGTGCTTCGTTAGATATGATTACTTCATATAG
- a CDS encoding S1 RNA-binding domain-containing protein, which yields MIRIGQFNRLRVSKLLGFGAYMTDGTEEILMPTKFLPEEIKEGDNIRVFVYHDNEGRPIATTQLPYACVDQIATLKVVANGAAGGFLDWGLDKDLLVPNSEQRFRLSIGQKAVVWIYIDDKSGRIVASTKLNKFIKDQITGQECDYKQGDDIEIVIAETTTLGYKVVVDGTYWGLLYKNEVFKPIEIGDRMDAYIKEIRPDGKIDVTLRSSEKNEVEDLGQTIINRLNENNGALPFGDKSDAAIIYREFGVSKKVFKRSLGMLLKEGKVQLGDNSITLVKK from the coding sequence ATGATTAGAATTGGACAATTTAACCGATTGAGGGTGTCCAAGTTGCTCGGATTTGGAGCATACATGACGGACGGCACAGAAGAGATTCTTATGCCTACAAAGTTTTTACCCGAAGAGATAAAAGAAGGCGACAACATTCGAGTATTTGTATACCACGATAATGAAGGTAGACCAATAGCTACCACACAACTTCCCTATGCCTGCGTAGATCAGATTGCAACCTTAAAGGTGGTTGCCAACGGTGCCGCAGGAGGTTTCCTAGATTGGGGCTTGGACAAAGACTTGCTGGTGCCAAACTCTGAACAACGATTTAGACTTTCTATCGGACAAAAAGCGGTAGTTTGGATCTACATAGATGATAAAAGCGGTAGAATAGTTGCTTCGACTAAGCTTAACAAGTTTATTAAGGACCAAATTACGGGTCAAGAGTGCGACTACAAGCAAGGAGACGATATTGAGATCGTTATTGCTGAAACAACCACCCTTGGATATAAGGTTGTTGTTGATGGAACCTACTGGGGACTTCTTTACAAGAATGAAGTGTTTAAACCTATCGAAATTGGCGATAGAATGGACGCCTACATTAAGGAAATTCGTCCAGATGGCAAGATTGATGTAACCCTTCGCTCTTCAGAAAAGAATGAAGTTGAAGATCTTGGACAAACAATTATCAATCGCCTGAATGAAAATAACGGAGCGCTTCCATTTGGCGATAAATCGGATGCCGCAATTATTTATAGGGAGTTTGGCGTAAGCAAAAAGGTGTTCAAACGCTCGTTAGGAATGCTGCTTAAAGAAGGAAAAGTTCAGTTAGGAGACAATAGTATTACGCTAGTAAAGAAATAA
- a CDS encoding arylsulfatase → MGNKELIAAGILLGAMPAMAAKVDKKASGKGARPNIIFILADDLGYGDLSCYGQQRYTTPNLDRLASNGVRFTNHYTGSSVSAPSRCALLTGMHTGHAAVRGNEEVDPEGQQPMPATTVTIAKLLQQAGYRTGITGKWGLGYPGSVSTPNKMGFDYFFGYNCQREAHFAFPEHLWENDRRVEYPENRNAAHETWSQEEIMSHAKTFIRSNSRNPFFLYLSVTVPHAEMVLPERHIKDFVGKYPEKPFPGNHYGRQDYPHAAYAAMVTWLDGQVGELQSLLKSLNIDSNTVIMFASDNGPHAEGGNDPYFFNSNGGYRGIKRDLYEGGIRTPLIVSWPKKVKPGQVSHHVGAFWDIMPTICDIASVKAPQNIDGVSFYPTLMGKKVQEHEYLYWEFHEMGKRQAIRMGKWKAVRLNVANPEKTKTELYDLSVDPYEKSDVSATNPEIMKKMELLFTTARTGKALK, encoded by the coding sequence ATGGGGAATAAAGAGTTGATAGCTGCGGGGATTTTGCTGGGTGCTATGCCCGCAATGGCAGCTAAGGTGGATAAAAAGGCAAGTGGTAAAGGTGCTCGTCCCAATATAATATTCATTTTAGCCGACGATTTGGGCTACGGCGATCTTTCGTGCTACGGACAGCAGCGCTACACTACGCCAAATTTAGATCGGTTGGCCTCTAATGGCGTCCGGTTTACTAACCACTATACGGGAAGCAGCGTTAGCGCGCCTTCGCGTTGCGCCCTACTAACTGGAATGCACACGGGACATGCGGCAGTTCGTGGTAACGAGGAGGTCGATCCAGAAGGACAGCAGCCAATGCCTGCCACTACGGTTACCATTGCCAAACTTTTGCAGCAAGCTGGTTACAGAACGGGCATTACAGGGAAGTGGGGATTGGGCTATCCGGGCTCCGTATCTACGCCCAACAAGATGGGATTCGACTACTTCTTCGGATATAACTGCCAAAGGGAAGCTCATTTTGCCTTCCCCGAGCATTTATGGGAGAACGATAGGCGCGTTGAGTATCCTGAAAACCGGAATGCGGCCCATGAAACATGGTCGCAGGAGGAGATAATGAGCCATGCAAAGACCTTTATTCGGTCAAATTCAAGGAATCCATTCTTCCTTTACCTGAGTGTTACGGTTCCTCATGCCGAAATGGTGCTTCCAGAAAGGCATATTAAGGATTTTGTCGGCAAGTATCCCGAAAAACCGTTCCCTGGCAACCATTATGGGCGGCAGGACTACCCGCATGCGGCCTATGCGGCAATGGTAACTTGGCTTGACGGCCAGGTCGGTGAGCTTCAATCGCTGCTAAAGTCGCTTAATATAGACAGCAATACGGTTATAATGTTCGCCTCCGACAACGGACCTCATGCCGAAGGTGGTAACGATCCCTACTTTTTTAATAGCAATGGAGGCTACAGGGGCATAAAACGAGACCTTTACGAGGGAGGAATACGAACTCCGCTCATAGTTTCGTGGCCCAAAAAGGTAAAACCGGGGCAGGTGAGCCACCATGTCGGCGCTTTTTGGGATATTATGCCCACCATCTGCGATATAGCATCCGTTAAGGCACCCCAAAATATCGATGGAGTCTCCTTTTATCCAACTTTGATGGGTAAAAAGGTACAAGAGCACGAATATCTTTACTGGGAGTTTCATGAAATGGGAAAAAGGCAGGCCATTCGAATGGGAAAATGGAAGGCTGTAAGGCTAAATGTCGCCAATCCCGAAAAAACGAAAACCGAACTTTACGATTTAAGCGTAGATCCGTACGAGAAAAGTGACGTATCTGCAACAAATCCAGAAATAATGAAAAAGATGGAGCTGCTATTTACCACAGCACGAACCGGAAAGGCATTAAAATAA
- a CDS encoding GDSL-type esterase/lipase family protein, translating into MRNRLTVLLLLLVLATMANAQARKFSAYYYQRATLFEKMTDKSGGIIFIGDSITDGGEWCTLFGNPSILNFGISGDISEGVLARINSVTQHKPKKLFLMIGINDLATGISPDSISKNIVRIIDNVQQNSPKTKIYVQSVLPVNPSFSMFSGHVSKGKEVIILNGLVKSVCEAKNCTFIDLYSSFKMPDSELLNPQYTNDGLHLLGDGYILWSKLVSSYVK; encoded by the coding sequence ATGAGAAATCGGTTAACCGTACTTCTACTTTTGCTTGTATTGGCAACCATGGCCAATGCTCAAGCACGCAAATTTTCTGCTTACTACTATCAACGTGCAACTTTATTCGAAAAGATGACTGACAAAAGCGGCGGAATAATCTTTATTGGCGACTCAATTACCGATGGAGGCGAGTGGTGCACGCTATTCGGCAATCCTAGCATTCTCAATTTTGGTATCAGTGGCGATATTTCGGAGGGGGTGCTGGCCCGCATCAATTCGGTAACCCAACACAAACCTAAAAAGCTTTTCTTGATGATCGGCATAAACGATTTGGCTACGGGCATCTCTCCCGATTCTATTTCGAAAAATATCGTTCGAATCATCGACAACGTGCAGCAAAATTCTCCAAAAACCAAAATATACGTGCAGAGTGTGCTACCTGTGAACCCCTCGTTTAGCATGTTTTCTGGCCATGTTAGTAAGGGTAAGGAGGTTATTATCCTTAATGGCTTAGTTAAATCGGTTTGCGAGGCTAAGAATTGCACCTTTATCGACCTATATTCATCGTTCAAGATGCCCGATTCGGAGCTGCTTAACCCCCAATATACCAACGATGGGCTACATCTGCTTGGTGATGGCTATATACTTTGGAGCAAGCTGGTTAGCTCGTACGTAAAGTAG